The genomic window GGCATTCTCTCTTCGAGCGCATTCCAGTATCTCGACACCGGGGATTCCTTTTGAAACCATTCCCTCGAAGCCAATTCCCTTGGCCTCTAATGTTTTAGCTAAAGACGAAAGCTCTGACTTTAGGTTCTCCTCTACCTTCACCGTCCAATCGTGAAATTCGCTTTGGAATAGTAGCTTCTCGGGCTTAGGTATTACGTGGATACCGATTATATCTGAACCAAAATTCTCCGCGAAGAGAACAGCATACTTCAGGGCCTCTTCAGACACCTTTGAACCATCGGTTGCCCATAAAACCCTTTTAATTTCTAACAAGATTCTTCCTCTATATAATTACTTTCCGAATAGATAGCCTATCTTAAAATTAAATCTTGAGAGTAGAAAGATCAAGAGTGGTTGATTATCAAAATTACAAAATATAAATAAACGGTATTTTTTAATACATACACCTAGAATAGATTATGAATATGGGGTAATTGTTAATACCGCACAAGGCGCTTCCTGTATGACCTTTTGAGTGACACTACCAATAAACTCGTCTCTAAACTTTCCACCCCCATAGGTCATCATTACTATTAGATCAATATCTCTGGATTCCACAAATTTAACAATACCACTCCATGCATTCTTTGAAGCCTCTACTGAAACGTCTATATTCTCACCGATTTTTACCTTGCCAATGTTTTCCTTGAGTTCTCTGAAGCAGAATCCCTTCATCTGTTCTACGATCTCGGGTGGGAACATCTGTTCCCCTGTCTCAACGACATTAAGTATGTAAATACGTGCTCCAAACAACTTTGATAACTCAATCGCATACTTGAAATCTCTATATAGACCACGTGACTGATCTGTAGGGACCAATATTCTCTTCATTCCCGATCTTCCTGAATCCTCCCTAGCAGTTAAAACCGGAATATTCGACCTCCTCAGCACCTTGAGCGCCGTTCCACCTAAAATAGATTTCTCAGTCGCCCTTCCCTTTCCCAATGCGATCAAGTTAACCTTCTTTTCAGTTGCAACTCTCAATATTTCCTTATACGGAATTCCATTCACAAGTTCTTTCTTGAAGCTTAGTCCCTTTTCACTGAAATCCTTTTCAATACCCTCAAGCCTTTTCTTCTCCTTTTCTTTTACAGATCCCTCCATCCATTTAACAAATCTGTTCTTCTCTTCTATAGGGAAACCTTCTATCACACCATAGTAGTCAGGCACTACTGAAAGTCCTATTACACCAGCTTTATATTTAAGTGCTAAAATTTCCACATACTTAAGAGCTTCAGATGCGTCTTTTGAACCATCGGTGGCCCAGAGTATTTTATGAATCAATTAGGAATGATCCTCCCTTCTCGTTTACGTTAATTCAGGTTTAATTTGATTATTATATATATTTTTGAACTCTTCCTCTAACGTAAAAATTCTCTAGATTTAATTTTTAAGATAGTTTCTTCTTTTCTAACTCTTCTTTGCGCTCTTCACGATCTTCTCAGCTTCGAGCCAGTCATCCAGTTCACAACCATGTTCTCTCCCTCTCTTTTCATAAAGTTCGTAAGCCTTCTTCCCTATCATTTCTTGAAGTGCTTCACTACCTAGCGTAGCTCTTCTCCTCGGGCGTTTTGGGTTTGCCTCTTTGGCCATTATTATCACCTCCGTTTGATTAAAATCAATACTATAATCCCGCAACGCTTACAATTTTTGTAGCCTGTGCGATTATAATAATCCAAATGAATCAGGAGGCTCTTCTTCGAAGTCCCACCATTTTAAGCCTTTACTTCACATCGACCGTAATCTCTTTAGGCTTAGACTCTGGAGACTTTGGAAGATGTATTTCCAGTATGCCATTTTTAAAATTGGCTTTCACTTTGTCAGACTGTACTTTCTCGGGAAGAGTAATTGTTCTTGCGAAGCTGCCATAGGATATTTCAGAGTAATAGTAATCTTCATCCTTTTCTTCCTTTTCCTTCTTTGTCTCCCCCTTGATTGTAAGCGTGTTATCCGTTAGAGAGATATTTATATCATCCTTTTCAACTCCTGGAACCTCGGCTTTTACAACTATCTCATTCTTCTTATCAATCATATCTACCGCCGGCGAGATCCCTTCTAATTCTCTAAACCTTCTCCACATTGGAAGTCTTCTTCTAAACCCTGGTAATAACGGATCTTCAAAAAATTCCTCAAACAATCTCTCCATCTCTCTCGATGGTGCCCATTTCATCAGAGCCATGATAACTACCTCCCGTTTTTTGTATTTACACTATTGACCTAATTGCAATTCCCATGCCACATTCGGAATTGATCGTAATCGTCATTGAATAATTAGTAGTAAATCGCGGAGGGTTCGAACCCCATGTAATATGTATGAAAACCATACATTCTACATATTATTTATGGAACACATTAAATATAACACTTATACAATGAAGACCTTATCTTAATATAATCTTTAGAAAGTCAAGGTTTAATTGTCAAACTATCATTAATAAACATGGACGATCGAAGAGATACCATCCACTTCAAAGCTTGTACCCAATTTCTCTCAACAATGTTCTTCTATTACCAATATCCTCTTCTGTTTCAATTCCCTTAGATTTAAAACCATCGATAACCCCAAGAATCCCCCTGCCATATACTGATTCCGCGATAATTACGTCAACTGGATTTTGTGTTGCACAGAATATTGTGCAAACCTCCGGCACATTTTTTATCGAGTTCAACACATTGAGTGGGTAGGAAGTTCTCTGGAATATAATAAAACAGTGCCCAACCGAAAGGTTTAGGGCGTTATCCTTGGCTAACTCTATGAGCTCAGAATCAGTACCACTGTATCTAACCAGGCAAGGCCCCGAAGCCTCGCAGAATGCAATCCCGAACTTTATTCCAGGTACCGCATTTACCATCGCTTCATGAAGATCCTCTACGGTTTTAATAAAGTGGCTTTGACCGAGAATGACATTGATATCCTCTGGCTTCTGAATTTTTAAGCTTATAAGCTCCATTTGCACTCTCCTTAAAAATTTTCTCTTTTTAGATTATCACAACAACTATTATTTATTAATTTAAGTATGAAAATCGCGTTTTTTGACATATTTCGGACAATCTGACAATAATGTCAACTTTTCAAATTAAAAGCCACAAGAAAATAGGATAGTTGTATATGGTACGTAATTTGCAAATTCAGGACATAAAGAAATGGAGATGTATCCAAAAAGGATTATTCTAAGAGATGATACCGAAGTGGTGATAAGGCCTCCTGAAAACACCGATGGGGAAGGTCTATTCGAATTTTTCTCCAATATCCCTAACTCCGATCTCTTAATTTACAAAGATGACCTTTCAGAGCTGGAAAACAAGGAAAATTGGTTTATGAGCGATATATACGGCAAAGTTTTTAAGTTAGTCACACTTAGGGGCAATGAGATAATCGCGACCGGCACTCTTCACAAAGAGGGCCTTTTTTGGCTCAACGCAGCTGAGATAAAGCTAGTCGTAGATCCACGAAATCGGGGGAAAGGAATTGGTTCTAAGTTGTTTAACCACCTGTTATTCGAGGTCTTTCAAATGAGAATGCGGAAGGTTATTGTGCGATTCACCCCCGATAACATAAGTTTCATAAGAATAATTGGGCATTACGGCTTTAAACCCGAGACGGTTCTCAGGTGCTACATAATAGATGAAAATACTAATGAGAAAAAAGACCTTATAATAGCATCATTCAACCTAGAGGAATGGGCAAACAGATTTGAATTCTACAATATAATTTTGGGTGGGAAATAACTGATTACCACTGATTGCATAGTTTATAAAGCTCCTTTTATACAAATCATCGATGCTGGGCATTTTAGTTCGCTATCAAATTCTCCCGAGGCTAATAACAGTAGCTTTTTGGGGAGAAATTTGTGGCTTTTAATCGATATTATATATAGTCCTTCGTAAGAGAATATAACATTATTACTCTAAAACATTTAAAATGATATTAAATGAATCAACTCAAAGAACTAATAACAATCAAATAGAACCTACTTACCCCTAGAGGGACTCCGTTATGGAAGATACATATAAGACTAAGAAAGAGCTCTTGAGAGAATTAGCAGAAATGGAGAAGAGAATTGCTGATCAGATAGATTCAGAAAATCTTATTAAGAAAACGGACGAACCGACAATTAACCTCGGTCGAATTCTTGAAGAATCACTCAACGAGATTTACATCTTCCATGCCGATACTCTGCGCTTCCTTAAAGTGAACAAAGGGGCACGGATAAACCTTGGTTATTCGATGGATGAACTGTGTCACCTTACACCCATTGACATCAATACTGAGTTTACACACGAATCCTTTACTAAACTTATTGCGCCTCTACGAACTAAGAAGAAAGAAAAGATAGAATTTCTCGCTGTTCACAGGCGGAAGGACGGATCGCTGTATCCTGTAGAAGTCCATCTTCAAACCTCGGTCTTCGACGGAACACAAGCTTTCGTTGCAATTGTACTTGACATCACCGAACGAAAACAAGCAGAGGAAAGATTCAGGCTAGTAGTAGAATCTTCCCCAAGCTCTATAGTGATGGTTGATCAAGAGGGAAAGATAAGACTCGTAAACTCTCAGGCGGAAACATCTTTTGGCTATAATCGTGCTGAGCTGATAGGACAGAGTGTCGAGATTTTAGTACCGGAGCGTTTTCGTAATAAACATATTGAATATCGTAAAAGATTCCTACTTAGTCCAACAGCCAGGCCTATGGGTGAAGGACGCAACCTCTATGCACTTAGAAAGGATGGGGCAGAATTCCCAGTAGAGATTGGGCTTAGCATTATCCATTCAAACGAGGGAACAATGATCTTAAGCTCCGCGATTGACATATCAAAGCGTAAACTTGCAGAAGAGGAATTAAGGAGGGAAAGGGAAAAGGCACAGAAATATCTTGATGTGGCAGAAGTAATGCTTGTTTCAATTAATGAAAATGAAGAAATAACGATGATAAATAAGAATGGATGCAGGCTATTAGGATATGATGAAAAAGAAATCGTAGGTAAGAATTGGTTTGACAACTTCATACCGGTATCAGCCAGAGAGGATACCAGGACAGTTTTTAGAAAATTATTAAAACGAGAGTTTGGAGTATTCGAATTCCACGAAAACAAAATCTTGAATAAAGCCGGAGAAGAGAGACTAATAGCCTGGCATAACTCTCCTTTAAAAGACGACCTGGGCAGAATAGTCGGGACCCTTAGCTCAGGAGTAGATATAACAGAGCAAAAAATGTCAGAGCAAATTCTCAGAGATAGTGAAGAGAAGTTAAAATCCATTATGGATAACACGACAGACGCTGTCTTGGTTTATGATGAACGAGGAAATATAGTTATCCTGAATAGAGAAGCATCTAGATTGTTTTGTGATGAAGAAAGGAATCAGCTAACAAAAGTCTGGGAAATAATTCCGCCCGAAAACATTAATAAATTCGATGAAATACTTAAGAGTGTAAAACAGGGAAACAGATTATTGGATTACGAGATGGAAAAGGTACTAAATAACGGCGAAAGAATCGCAGTAAGTGTCGCTTTATCCTACATGCAATCAGACGGTGGTATGTTTTTTGAAACAATACGAGATATAAGGGAAAGAGTAGAATTGAGACACAAAATCATTGAACTCGAAAAAACCCAATTTGTCGGGAAGATGGCAGAAGGAGTTGCACACCACATGGGAACACCTCTTGCATCCATGCTACTTAGGGTGCAAATGCTAAAAGAAGACATACCAAGCCTAGAGAAATATAGAAGCATAATGGAAAAGCTTGAGTCAATTGAAAGACAGATATTTTATGGACAGAAGATCATGCAGAGACTGCTCAAATTTGCAAACAAACCCGAAAATGAGAAACGTCCCGAGAAAATCTCATCAATCATTGAAGAAGCATTTGAGATAGTAAAACCTCTTTGTAAGAAAACTGGAATAAAACTTGAGTTATCAGTTGAAGATGATCTATGGCTTCTCGCTGACGTCGATTTAATCCAGTTAGTTTTTTCAGACATGTTAATGAATTCGATAGACGCTATGCCCGAGGGAGGAAAGATCTCTCTAAAGGTCACAAACGATATGCGAGAGAATTTCATTGAAATAATAATCACCGACACAGGCGGAGGAATCCCAAAGGATATTCTCCCCCTCATTTTCGAACCATTTTTTAGTACTAAACCGTCAGGCAAGGGAACTGGGCTCGGACTATCTGTAGCGAAAAGAATTCTTCATGACCACGGCGGTGAAATAAGTATTGAAAGCACTGAGGGTAAGGGGACCAGTGTTCACATAAAAATCCCGCCTATTCCAAGGAGATTATAAATTGAGCAACTTCAGAGTCCTGGTAGTTGATGATGACGAAGAATTGGTGAGTGCCGTTAAAGAACTACTAGAAAGAAAAAAATATGAGGTAATCACCGCATACTCTGGAAATGACGCAATAGAAAAGGCTTCAACTATATCAGAATTAAATGTCGCCCTATTAGACCTTGTCATGCCAATGATGGACGGTTTAACATTACTCGATAAGCTAAAGGTTATTCATCCCGACTTATCGGTAATAATCATCACAGGACATGGCACAGTTCCAACCGCTGTAGAAGCGATAAAGCATGGTGCTTTGGACTTCATAACCAAACCCTATGACAAAGACGTCCTTCTGAACAAGCTCGAGGCAATCAAAAGGACATATGAACTGGAGAAACGGGTAACTGAGCTCAAGCAGATTGTATCGGAAAAGTACGGATTCGAGGAGATAGTAAGTGGATCTAGGATAATGAAAAGGGTATTTGAAAGGGCGTCCGCAGCCGCACGCAGCGATGCTCCAGTATTTATAGTTGGAGAGACAGGCACGGGTAAGGAGCTTCTAGCCAAGGCAATACACTTAAAGAGCGAAAGAAAAGATCATCGCTTTATACCAGTAAACTGCGCTGCTATACCTAAGGAGCTCATGGAATCAGAATTATTCGGATACAAGAAAGGATCCTTTACTGGAGCGATGAAGGATCACGATGGACTTTTTTTAGCTGCAAATCAAGGGACTATTTTCCTTGATGAGATCGGAGAAATGCCAAAGGACCTTCAAGTAAAGCTCCTTCGGGTTCTCGAGGAAGGTAAGGTAAGACCATTGGGCCAGACAACCGAAGTTTCATTCGACACGAGAGTCATATCAGCAAGCAATCGCGCTATGGAGGATTTGAAGACCAATGCGTTGAGAGAAGACCTCTTTTTCAGGCTCGCCGTGATAGTTATGGAGCTCCCCCCGCTAAGAGATAGAAGAGAAGATATCCCATTACTGATTGAGCACTTCATAAAGAAATTTAATCAGAAATATTCGAGGAATATCAGAGGTGTTTCCGAAGGTACCTTATCCTCGATTTTCCAGTATGATTTTCCCGGAAATATAAGAGAGTTAGAAAACCTTTTCGAAGGGATAATAGCCGTATCTCCTCCAGAAAAGGAGATGATTACCGAGAAAGATTTAAAAGCTCATCTCGTTTGGAAGGAGACAAAGGCTTCAGAGCATACTCTGCTTTCACTGGAAAAGCTTGAGAAATTTGCCCTTGAGCAGGCAATGCGTCAAACGCAGGGCAATAAATCAAAGGCCGCAGAGATTCTAGGCATCTCGCGAGATACACTATACAGGAAACTAAAACATTTCAGTATCGAGTAGTATCTCAGATCCGATCTCAAATGTAAGTAATAATTGTTTAAGATGACCGTTGGAATAAATGTCATTTAATCTTATCGATATTTGCACTTTTGTTTGCTTTCGACTACCGCGTTTTTGGCACGCATACACAGATTGCCAATTTCTAATGCTCGAACCCGTTCTCTATTATCACTATTATCACTGAAATCCCGAACCTTCTAGTACCTTAGACTAAGGGGTCTCAAAACAACAGTTTTTGATTTAGACTGCCGATAAAAATCTGTAAGATTTTCATACACCTGACAATGTTTGAATCTTGAATATATCAAAACAATTCGAACTTTGCTGGCACTCATATTGCTAATTATATTCCTTGAACGAGATATTCTAATGCGCGTAAAAGATTTCATGACTCAAAACCCTTTAACTGTTTCCCCGCTGGACAACATTCAAAACACCTTCCAGGTTTTGATTAATAATGGTATTCACCAGGTTCCGGTAGTTAGTAACGGTGACCTAGTGGGAATAGTCACCGATAGAGACCTAAGAATGGCACTCGCCGAGGATATAATGGACGCAAAGGTTAACATTGGTACTGTGATGAGCAAAAACCCTGTGAGTGTTACAGATGATTTAAAAATAGTCGAAGCAGCGAAAATAATTCGCAAAAGAAGATTTAACGCCCTTCCTGTCATCAATAAAAAAGGCGAGCTGGTTGGCATAGTGACAGTTAGGGACATCCTAGACGGCTTAATTAACCTGTTTGAAATTTCAAAATAGATTGAGGAAACTTAAGAATAGGAGACAATATTGCTCCAACACTAAAACTAACGGAGAACTAAGAAATGAACATCGAAAGAATACTATTCCCGACAGATTTCTCAGAATACTCTGAAAACGCAAGGGATTACACTATCTATCTAGGTCAAAAACTAGACGCGGTCATATACATTCTTCATGCGATAGAGCCATTGGAATACCCTGAGCTAGACGAAGAAGTAAAAATATTTTTTGAAGAAGTGGAAATGCAGATGGAGAAAAAAATTGATAAGGAAAAGGAGTACTTTTTGAAAACTGGCCTTAAAGTGGAGACAGACACAGTCATAGGTCCCAGATGGCGTGTCATAAATACATTTGCTAAAGAGAAAAATATCGACCTGATAATCATGGGATCTCATGGCCTAAAAACGAAAAAAGACGAAATTGCATTAGGTACCACAAGTCATAAGGTGATTTTCACCGCACCCTGTCCGGTCTTAATAGTTAGGCAGGAACATGGAAGAGTCGACATAAATATTCCGGCTTAGAATAGTTAAAGACAGGCAAATACAATAAAATTAATTTAAAACCTTGAATTATTTCTGAGCCTTAGAACCCTTTCACTTTAGTCATACCGAGTATCGCCAATAGCTTTATTAGACATAAGGTCCTCTAAAAACTTGTACTAAATCCAAAGCTTATTGGTTAATCCTTTTAGATAAACAATAGAGCTCTTTCCCGGCACCATTCTTGCACTTTAGGGCCTGTGGCGCATAGTAGATGAAACTATCAAAAAGTTTGAGTAAAAAGGAGGTCTTGTTGGCATAGCTACAGATAAAAGCAAAAATACCTTCTATCGCTATCTTATGGGTTGTGATTTTGAAAAGTTGACAAAAAAACTCAGAGAAAGTGAATCGGGCGTTCACATTAAGCATCTTCCGGGTGCTAAAAACTATTCCTGACAATTTCCTCAGAATATACAGGATCAAAGCTATCGATCTGATTAAAAACTCAAGAGGGAGTAATTAATATCAAACGTGAAAGAAGCTTCGTATTACGAAAGATTAGATGATAACAAAGTGCTTTGCAGGCTTTGTAGTCATTTTTGTG from Thermodesulfobacteriota bacterium includes these protein-coding regions:
- a CDS encoding sigma-54 dependent transcriptional regulator, which encodes MSNFRVLVVDDDEELVSAVKELLERKKYEVITAYSGNDAIEKASTISELNVALLDLVMPMMDGLTLLDKLKVIHPDLSVIIITGHGTVPTAVEAIKHGALDFITKPYDKDVLLNKLEAIKRTYELEKRVTELKQIVSEKYGFEEIVSGSRIMKRVFERASAAARSDAPVFIVGETGTGKELLAKAIHLKSERKDHRFIPVNCAAIPKELMESELFGYKKGSFTGAMKDHDGLFLAANQGTIFLDEIGEMPKDLQVKLLRVLEEGKVRPLGQTTEVSFDTRVISASNRAMEDLKTNALREDLFFRLAVIVMELPPLRDRREDIPLLIEHFIKKFNQKYSRNIRGVSEGTLSSIFQYDFPGNIRELENLFEGIIAVSPPEKEMITEKDLKAHLVWKETKASEHTLLSLEKLEKFALEQAMRQTQGNKSKAAEILGISRDTLYRKLKHFSIE
- a CDS encoding adenosine-specific kinase, whose translation is MELISLKIQKPEDINVILGQSHFIKTVEDLHEAMVNAVPGIKFGIAFCEASGPCLVRYSGTDSELIELAKDNALNLSVGHCFIIFQRTSYPLNVLNSIKNVPEVCTIFCATQNPVDVIIAESVYGRGILGVIDGFKSKGIETEEDIGNRRTLLREIGYKL
- a CDS encoding Hsp20/alpha crystallin family protein: MALMKWAPSREMERLFEEFFEDPLLPGFRRRLPMWRRFRELEGISPAVDMIDKKNEIVVKAEVPGVEKDDINISLTDNTLTIKGETKKEKEEKDEDYYYSEISYGSFARTITLPEKVQSDKVKANFKNGILEIHLPKSPESKPKEITVDVK
- a CDS encoding CBS domain-containing protein, whose translation is MRVKDFMTQNPLTVSPLDNIQNTFQVLINNGIHQVPVVSNGDLVGIVTDRDLRMALAEDIMDAKVNIGTVMSKNPVSVTDDLKIVEAAKIIRKRRFNALPVINKKGELVGIVTVRDILDGLINLFEISK
- a CDS encoding universal stress protein produces the protein MNIERILFPTDFSEYSENARDYTIYLGQKLDAVIYILHAIEPLEYPELDEEVKIFFEEVEMQMEKKIDKEKEYFLKTGLKVETDTVIGPRWRVINTFAKEKNIDLIIMGSHGLKTKKDEIALGTTSHKVIFTAPCPVLIVRQEHGRVDINIPA
- a CDS encoding universal stress protein; the encoded protein is MLEIKRVLWATDGSKVSEEALKYAVLFAENFGSDIIGIHVIPKPEKLLFQSEFHDWTVKVEENLKSELSSLAKTLEAKGIGFEGMVSKGIPGVEILECARRENA
- a CDS encoding PAS domain S-box protein encodes the protein MEDTYKTKKELLRELAEMEKRIADQIDSENLIKKTDEPTINLGRILEESLNEIYIFHADTLRFLKVNKGARINLGYSMDELCHLTPIDINTEFTHESFTKLIAPLRTKKKEKIEFLAVHRRKDGSLYPVEVHLQTSVFDGTQAFVAIVLDITERKQAEERFRLVVESSPSSIVMVDQEGKIRLVNSQAETSFGYNRAELIGQSVEILVPERFRNKHIEYRKRFLLSPTARPMGEGRNLYALRKDGAEFPVEIGLSIIHSNEGTMILSSAIDISKRKLAEEELRREREKAQKYLDVAEVMLVSINENEEITMINKNGCRLLGYDEKEIVGKNWFDNFIPVSAREDTRTVFRKLLKREFGVFEFHENKILNKAGEERLIAWHNSPLKDDLGRIVGTLSSGVDITEQKMSEQILRDSEEKLKSIMDNTTDAVLVYDERGNIVILNREASRLFCDEERNQLTKVWEIIPPENINKFDEILKSVKQGNRLLDYEMEKVLNNGERIAVSVALSYMQSDGGMFFETIRDIRERVELRHKIIELEKTQFVGKMAEGVAHHMGTPLASMLLRVQMLKEDIPSLEKYRSIMEKLESIERQIFYGQKIMQRLLKFANKPENEKRPEKISSIIEEAFEIVKPLCKKTGIKLELSVEDDLWLLADVDLIQLVFSDMLMNSIDAMPEGGKISLKVTNDMRENFIEIIITDTGGGIPKDILPLIFEPFFSTKPSGKGTGLGLSVAKRILHDHGGEISIESTEGKGTSVHIKIPPIPRRL
- a CDS encoding DUF2934 domain-containing protein; its protein translation is MAKEANPKRPRRRATLGSEALQEMIGKKAYELYEKRGREHGCELDDWLEAEKIVKSAKKS
- a CDS encoding GNAT family N-acetyltransferase, yielding MEMYPKRIILRDDTEVVIRPPENTDGEGLFEFFSNIPNSDLLIYKDDLSELENKENWFMSDIYGKVFKLVTLRGNEIIATGTLHKEGLFWLNAAEIKLVVDPRNRGKGIGSKLFNHLLFEVFQMRMRKVIVRFTPDNISFIRIIGHYGFKPETVLRCYIIDENTNEKKDLIIASFNLEEWANRFEFYNIILGGK
- a CDS encoding universal stress protein; protein product: MIHKILWATDGSKDASEALKYVEILALKYKAGVIGLSVVPDYYGVIEGFPIEEKNRFVKWMEGSVKEKEKKRLEGIEKDFSEKGLSFKKELVNGIPYKEILRVATEKKVNLIALGKGRATEKSILGGTALKVLRRSNIPVLTAREDSGRSGMKRILVPTDQSRGLYRDFKYAIELSKLFGARIYILNVVETGEQMFPPEIVEQMKGFCFRELKENIGKVKIGENIDVSVEASKNAWSGIVKFVESRDIDLIVMMTYGGGKFRDEFIGSVTQKVIQEAPCAVLTITPYS